Proteins co-encoded in one Haladaptatus sp. ZSTT2 genomic window:
- a CDS encoding SLC13 family permease: MAIPPPSTGALVVFGLIAVTVVLFVTERLPADITAIALLVTMVILQPWTQISPQEAISGFSNAATITIVAMYILSSGIEQTGIVTHLGRQVGEYTAGSRTKLLAATIGITGPIAGIINNTPVVAVFIPMVTDLADQSRISPSKLLIPLSYAAMLGGTLTLIGTATNIVASDLSADLINHPFSMFEFTPLGILILLVGAIYLMTIGQYLLPERILAADLTDEFELADYLVKVTVSQSSPLVGETIEEALSERVYDVDVLQITRGDRLFLAEETDQEIEVRDILTVRGDENAISAFAAGESLRVLRKAPVTELELAPPAGPGTLVETIIPAESSLIGQSLATARLRERYAATVLAIRRGEEIFHDHLSGPTLQEGDGFLLHATDSALELLAERGELLITEVAHTSALTEPEPLDRRAVALALSIIVGVIAVAALNLLPIVIAALGGVVAMVVTGVIRPAEAYDSVNWEVIFLLAGIIPLGLAMQETGGATFLGSIIVEYGAVFPAVVVLGLFYLLTGLLADVITPVASVVLTMPIAVDAALGIGAEPFAFVLAVTFAASTAFMTPVGYQTNLMVYSPGGYRFIDYIRVGAPLQLLLTVVTTLGIVALWGV; this comes from the coding sequence ATGGCAATCCCGCCGCCGTCAACCGGTGCGCTCGTGGTGTTCGGCCTCATCGCCGTCACGGTGGTGTTGTTCGTCACCGAACGGCTGCCCGCCGACATCACCGCGATTGCGTTGCTCGTGACCATGGTTATTCTCCAGCCGTGGACGCAAATCTCTCCACAGGAGGCGATTTCGGGCTTCTCGAACGCGGCGACCATCACCATCGTCGCCATGTACATTCTCTCTTCGGGCATCGAACAGACCGGTATCGTCACCCACCTCGGCCGTCAAGTGGGCGAGTACACGGCGGGAAGTCGCACCAAACTGCTCGCAGCCACCATCGGCATCACCGGGCCGATTGCGGGCATCATCAACAACACGCCCGTCGTCGCCGTGTTCATCCCGATGGTCACCGACCTCGCAGACCAGAGTCGGATCTCACCGTCGAAACTCTTGATTCCACTTTCCTACGCGGCGATGCTCGGGGGTACGCTCACGCTCATCGGGACGGCGACGAACATCGTCGCTTCAGACCTCTCTGCGGACCTCATCAACCACCCGTTTTCGATGTTCGAGTTCACGCCGCTCGGCATTCTCATCTTGCTGGTCGGCGCCATCTACCTGATGACGATTGGCCAGTATCTTCTCCCAGAGCGCATCCTCGCCGCGGACCTCACCGACGAGTTCGAGTTAGCCGATTATCTCGTGAAGGTCACCGTCAGCCAGAGTTCGCCGCTCGTCGGGGAGACGATAGAAGAGGCGCTTTCAGAGCGCGTCTACGACGTTGACGTCCTCCAGATAACGCGCGGCGACCGGCTGTTTCTCGCAGAGGAAACCGACCAAGAAATCGAGGTGCGCGACATCCTCACCGTGCGCGGCGACGAGAACGCGATAAGCGCCTTCGCCGCCGGTGAGTCGCTGCGCGTGTTACGAAAAGCGCCGGTGACCGAACTCGAACTAGCGCCACCCGCTGGGCCGGGAACGCTCGTCGAGACCATCATCCCGGCCGAATCCTCGCTGATCGGTCAATCCCTCGCGACCGCCCGTCTCAGAGAGCGCTACGCCGCCACGGTGCTCGCCATCCGCCGCGGTGAGGAAATCTTCCACGACCATCTGTCTGGGCCGACACTGCAGGAAGGGGACGGCTTCTTGCTCCATGCAACCGATTCGGCGCTCGAACTGTTAGCAGAGCGCGGCGAACTGCTCATCACGGAAGTCGCTCACACGAGCGCTCTCACCGAACCGGAACCACTCGACCGCAGGGCGGTTGCCCTCGCTCTCTCTATCATCGTCGGCGTCATCGCCGTGGCTGCGTTGAACCTCCTACCCATCGTTATTGCGGCACTCGGCGGCGTCGTGGCGATGGTCGTGACTGGTGTTATCCGTCCCGCAGAAGCCTACGATTCGGTGAACTGGGAGGTCATCTTCCTGCTTGCGGGCATCATCCCGCTCGGTCTCGCCATGCAGGAAACGGGCGGAGCGACGTTCCTCGGGAGCATCATCGTCGAGTACGGTGCGGTGTTCCCGGCGGTTGTCGTTCTTGGACTGTTCTATCTCCTCACTGGCTTACTCGCAGACGTGATTACGCCCGTCGCAAGCGTGGTGTTGACCATGCCAATCGCCGTCGATGCTGCGCTCGGAATCGGAGCCGAACCGTTCGCGTTCGTGCTCGCGGTGACGTTCGCCGCCTCGACGGCGTTCATGACGCCAGTGGGGTATCAGACGAATCTGATGGTATATTCGCCGGGTGGCTACCGATTTATCGACTACATCAGGGTCGGCGCGCCGCTCCAACTGTTACTCACCGTCGTGACGACCCTCGGCATCGTCGCGTTGTGGGGCGTTTGA
- a CDS encoding halocarboxylic acid dehydrogenase DehI family protein, translating to MDTTKQVYEAAASGWQHGLYADIKHTFRAPLVNWIFRTTMANEPEFLRYAWGQVKPVFETKTFADFSVTYRDTILAELETGHELPGYEPTDVGLTPSAFRELRGQVATFDIVAPRLAILFETMDRGLNDGDVGTTPDMSEAACAPFPHGLDRNRGLAPTMLPQGQVPDDAQPAIDGLTEFHGLGDSLPSIYRCLGQWPSYLDTAWHDLKPVLEGDAFEQAVTESEALKGSFVEGVAFRPQLDPTTLRAVGFTETTIADVQDLFSSFNGGAVRTVIPALPLFAKTVGAEGKRNALR from the coding sequence ATGGACACCACCAAACAGGTGTACGAAGCTGCGGCGTCGGGTTGGCAACACGGCCTGTACGCCGACATCAAACACACCTTTCGCGCGCCACTCGTCAACTGGATTTTTCGAACGACGATGGCGAACGAACCCGAGTTTCTACGGTACGCGTGGGGGCAGGTAAAGCCCGTTTTTGAAACCAAGACGTTCGCTGACTTTTCGGTCACCTACCGGGATACCATCCTCGCGGAACTCGAAACTGGGCACGAACTCCCCGGGTACGAACCCACAGATGTGGGGCTCACGCCCTCGGCGTTTCGGGAGTTACGGGGCCAAGTCGCTACGTTCGACATCGTCGCGCCCCGGCTCGCCATCCTCTTCGAGACGATGGATCGCGGGCTGAACGACGGCGACGTGGGCACGACCCCGGACATGAGCGAAGCCGCGTGTGCGCCGTTTCCTCACGGCCTCGACCGAAATCGGGGTCTCGCACCGACGATGCTCCCGCAGGGGCAGGTTCCCGACGACGCCCAGCCAGCCATCGACGGCCTCACCGAGTTTCACGGCCTCGGCGACAGCCTCCCCAGTATCTACCGGTGTCTCGGCCAGTGGCCCAGCTATCTCGACACCGCGTGGCACGACCTCAAGCCAGTTCTCGAAGGCGACGCCTTCGAACAGGCGGTGACCGAGAGCGAAGCGCTGAAGGGATCGTTCGTCGAAGGCGTCGCCTTCAGGCCACAGCTCGACCCGACGACGCTCCGGGCTGTCGGGTTCACCGAGACGACCATAGCCGATGTCCAAGACCTCTTTTCATCGTTCAACGGCGGCGCGGTCAGGACGGTCATCCCGGCGTTGCCGCTTTTTGCGAAAACGGTGGGTGCAGAGGGAAAAAGAAACGCCCTTAGATGA
- a CDS encoding MBL fold metallo-hydrolase, translating to MTFRHDGLLVDWLGYATVRLEAEDGTVVYFDPGRYGVLDDYNARDGDVVCVTHAHHYDSDGIDRVAKEDATVVIFENINHRFIERDVMDVNRLPYEVRKVDDESDIAVDDVIIRSFAAYNDPDGPHVRENGEPYHKEGMGVGYLVTLSGINVFWPGDTDVLEGHERLDVSLFLPPIGGSFTMDRHEAADLAEALYPDLVCPIHYNTFEAIETDSKAFAGDVASRGVPVVLDER from the coding sequence ATGACCTTCAGACACGACGGCCTGCTCGTCGATTGGCTCGGCTATGCAACTGTACGTCTCGAAGCAGAAGACGGAACGGTCGTCTACTTCGACCCCGGACGATACGGTGTTTTAGACGACTACAACGCCCGAGACGGCGACGTGGTCTGTGTCACCCACGCCCACCACTATGACTCGGATGGCATCGATCGCGTGGCGAAAGAAGATGCGACGGTCGTCATTTTCGAAAACATCAATCACCGTTTCATCGAGCGCGACGTGATGGACGTGAACCGCCTTCCTTACGAAGTGCGAAAGGTGGACGACGAGTCCGACATTGCCGTGGACGACGTTATCATTCGCTCCTTTGCTGCCTACAACGACCCCGACGGGCCACACGTCCGCGAAAACGGCGAGCCGTACCACAAAGAAGGGATGGGCGTTGGCTACCTCGTCACGCTCTCCGGCATCAACGTGTTCTGGCCGGGCGACACCGACGTGTTGGAGGGGCACGAGCGCCTCGACGTGTCGCTGTTCCTGCCACCGATTGGTGGGAGTTTCACGATGGACCGCCACGAAGCCGCCGACCTCGCAGAAGCGCTCTATCCCGACCTCGTCTGCCCGATTCACTACAACACGTTCGAGGCAATCGAAACCGACAGCAAAGCGTTCGCTGGTGACGTGGCGTCGCGGGGCGTGCCGGTCGTGCTTGATGAACGCTGA
- the ligA gene encoding ATP-dependent DNA ligase LigA, which yields MEFAAFADRARAIEAEPADLAIVSLVTTLFADAGDDLDTIARFIQGRVFPAHDSTTLDIGPRLLYEALARAAGQNISAASVEDRLAEMGEIGEVAASYDFGGQQGLAAFGTGGTDALTVAEVDEELRRVAAADGSGSQDRKLDILFGLFNRTDPDEARYLARLVLSEMRIGVGEGAVRDAIAQAFSVDVEAVERALQVSNDYGLVAVTARDEGEAGLTELTLEIGRPVQAMLAQAGTVTDALESWEEAAVEVKYDGARVQIHSDGEDVTIFSRNMEEVTEPLPEIVEFVHEHVAAPAILDGEVVATDDDGRPLPFQEVLKRFRRKHDVARAREEVELSLYVFDCLHAAGDDLLEAPLTERHARLTDLLDVGVSELHVTGDADEIAAIEAEALEDGHEGIMLKNPDSTYSPGRRGKNWLKRKPDVETLDLVVTGAEWGEGRRAKFLGTFLLSARTDSGYETIGKVATGITDEQLAELTTLLEPHIEQQSGQTVEIHPEVVFEVGYEEIQTSPTYSSGYALRFPRFLSVREDKTVDDADSLERVERLAQNQ from the coding sequence ATGGAGTTCGCCGCGTTCGCCGACCGCGCTCGCGCCATCGAAGCCGAGCCGGCAGACTTAGCAATCGTCTCGCTCGTCACGACCCTCTTTGCGGACGCGGGCGACGACCTCGACACCATCGCCCGATTCATCCAAGGCCGGGTGTTCCCCGCCCACGATTCGACCACGCTCGACATCGGCCCGCGCCTTTTGTACGAGGCACTCGCCCGGGCAGCCGGACAGAACATTTCCGCCGCCTCGGTCGAAGATCGCCTCGCCGAGATGGGTGAGATTGGCGAGGTCGCAGCGAGCTACGACTTCGGCGGCCAACAGGGTCTCGCCGCCTTTGGGACGGGTGGCACGGACGCACTCACCGTCGCCGAGGTGGACGAAGAATTACGCCGCGTCGCCGCCGCAGACGGGTCGGGGAGTCAAGACCGCAAACTCGACATTCTGTTCGGGCTGTTCAATCGCACCGACCCCGACGAAGCCCGATATCTCGCCCGGCTCGTTCTCTCTGAGATGCGCATCGGCGTGGGAGAAGGAGCCGTCAGAGACGCCATCGCCCAAGCGTTTTCAGTCGACGTCGAAGCGGTCGAACGCGCCTTGCAGGTCTCGAACGACTACGGTCTCGTCGCAGTCACCGCCCGCGACGAGGGTGAAGCCGGACTCACGGAGCTAACCCTCGAAATCGGCCGCCCCGTCCAGGCAATGCTCGCACAGGCCGGAACCGTCACGGATGCCCTTGAATCATGGGAGGAAGCCGCCGTCGAAGTCAAGTACGACGGCGCGCGTGTTCAGATTCACTCCGACGGCGAGGACGTCACCATCTTCTCGCGGAACATGGAGGAGGTGACCGAGCCGTTGCCGGAAATCGTGGAGTTCGTCCACGAACACGTCGCCGCCCCCGCCATCCTCGACGGCGAAGTCGTGGCAACCGACGATGACGGTCGGCCACTCCCGTTTCAGGAAGTCCTCAAGCGATTCCGGCGCAAACACGACGTGGCCCGCGCCCGCGAGGAAGTCGAACTCTCGCTCTACGTCTTCGACTGTTTGCACGCAGCCGGCGACGACCTGTTAGAAGCGCCGCTCACTGAACGCCACGCCCGACTCACCGACCTGCTCGACGTAGGCGTCTCCGAACTCCACGTCACGGGCGACGCAGACGAGATTGCAGCAATCGAAGCCGAAGCGCTCGAAGACGGTCACGAAGGCATCATGCTCAAAAATCCGGATTCGACGTACTCGCCGGGCCGCCGCGGGAAAAACTGGCTCAAGCGCAAGCCGGACGTGGAGACGCTCGACCTCGTCGTGACCGGCGCAGAGTGGGGCGAGGGCCGCCGGGCGAAGTTCCTCGGGACGTTCCTTCTCTCTGCACGAACCGACTCGGGCTACGAAACTATCGGCAAGGTAGCCACGGGCATCACCGACGAACAACTCGCAGAGCTCACGACCCTGCTCGAACCGCACATCGAACAGCAGTCGGGCCAAACGGTCGAAATCCACCCTGAAGTCGTGTTCGAAGTCGGCTACGAGGAGATTCAGACCTCGCCGACGTACTCCTCTGGGTACGCCCTCAGATTCCCGCGTTTCCTCTCAGTGCGTGAAGACAAGACCGTCGATGACGCAGACTCGTTGGAGCGCGTCGAACGGCTTGCCCAAAATCAGTAA
- a CDS encoding DNA topoisomerase IV subunit A, which yields MSPSKNDDVAREQLIDLAASFYDQFAGGDIPKMQIPTRTKSNIVYDDDLGVWVYGDRKSTRSANSVRGARKLLKAVYTIDFLAQQLDEDRSSTLRELYYLSESWNEEEAQFSSQDESNQLIEDLEIVSNVTREDLHMRPEESGATLMGPLFLREQTRRGERDIHCQKDVGEGGYQIPNNPDTIEFLDHDADFILCVETGGMRDRLVENGFDEEYNVIVVHLKGQPARATRRITKRLHNELDLPVVVFTDGDPWSYRIFGSVAYGSIKSAHLSKYLATPDAKFVGIQPEDIVKYDLPTDPLSDSDRNALESELEDPRFQSEYWTEQIELQLDIDKKAEQQALASRGLDFVTDTYLPERLSAMDII from the coding sequence ATGAGTCCAAGTAAAAACGACGACGTTGCCCGCGAGCAACTCATCGACCTCGCCGCATCGTTCTACGACCAGTTCGCCGGGGGCGACATCCCGAAGATGCAGATTCCGACCCGGACGAAGAGCAACATCGTCTATGACGACGACCTCGGTGTCTGGGTGTACGGCGACCGAAAGAGTACCCGGAGCGCCAACAGCGTCCGCGGAGCGCGCAAACTGCTCAAAGCCGTCTACACCATCGACTTCCTCGCCCAGCAGCTAGACGAAGACCGTTCGTCCACCCTTCGTGAGTTGTACTACCTCTCTGAATCGTGGAACGAGGAGGAAGCGCAGTTCTCCAGTCAGGACGAATCGAACCAGCTCATCGAAGACTTAGAAATCGTCTCGAACGTCACCCGTGAAGACCTGCACATGCGCCCCGAAGAGTCGGGGGCGACGCTCATGGGGCCGCTGTTCCTCCGCGAACAGACCCGCCGTGGCGAACGCGACATCCACTGCCAGAAGGACGTTGGCGAAGGCGGCTACCAGATTCCGAACAACCCCGACACCATCGAGTTTTTAGACCACGACGCGGACTTCATCCTCTGCGTGGAGACCGGTGGTATGCGCGACCGACTGGTCGAAAACGGCTTCGACGAGGAGTACAACGTCATCGTCGTCCATCTGAAGGGCCAACCCGCGCGGGCAACTCGCCGCATCACCAAGCGCCTGCACAACGAACTCGACCTGCCCGTCGTGGTGTTCACAGACGGCGACCCGTGGTCGTACCGCATCTTCGGTTCGGTGGCGTACGGCTCGATTAAGAGCGCTCACCTCTCTAAATATCTGGCCACGCCCGACGCGAAGTTCGTTGGCATCCAACCAGAAGATATCGTGAAATACGACCTGCCGACCGACCCGCTCAGCGACTCAGACCGCAACGCGCTGGAAAGCGAACTCGAAGACCCGCGCTTCCAATCTGAGTACTGGACGGAACAAATCGAACTCCAACTCGATATCGACAAGAAGGCGGAACAGCAGGCACTCGCCTCGCGCGGACTTGACTTCGTGACCGACACCTACCTGCCAGAGCGCCTCTCTGCGATGGACATCATCTAA
- a CDS encoding RNA-guided endonuclease InsQ/TnpB family protein codes for MKRTNTFEVVPQSDEDGELLRRVLDASAALWNEITYERRENYADPDSDVWEISEYRSRYGGTLGASTVQQIERKNREAWRSFFSLKKKGEANGKPGFWGNSEDGRELRTYIRNTSYSVEWGEYSRLEILVGKDLKDEYGLGHRERLRLEVRGDPNWKEYDKQGRLELFYDEHAQTFRAFQPVTVDDSRLAQPLGSEEAALDIGANNLVACTTTTGQQYLYEGRDLFERFRETTREIARLQSLLEEGRYSSHRIRRLYDRRTKRRDHAQDALVRDLIERLYDEGVSTVYVGALTDVLDTHWSVETNAKTHNFWAFRAFVNRLVCTAEEYSMSVEVRSEAWTSQTCPNCGSTEDTIRHRDTVTCPCGFEGHADLTASATFLKRQTTVTRSMARPVCLKWDDHNWSESPRSVPNVAHTNPQVASVGR; via the coding sequence ATGAAGCGAACCAACACGTTCGAGGTGGTTCCACAATCCGACGAGGACGGGGAGTTACTTCGACGCGTGTTGGACGCTTCTGCCGCTCTCTGGAACGAGATCACCTACGAGCGCCGCGAGAACTATGCTGACCCAGACAGCGACGTGTGGGAAATCAGCGAGTATCGCAGTCGCTACGGCGGAACACTCGGCGCTTCAACGGTTCAACAAATCGAACGCAAGAACCGCGAAGCGTGGCGGTCGTTCTTCAGCCTCAAGAAGAAAGGCGAAGCCAACGGCAAACCCGGCTTCTGGGGCAATTCCGAAGACGGACGAGAACTCCGCACGTACATCAGAAACACATCGTACTCTGTTGAGTGGGGAGAATACTCCCGACTCGAAATTCTCGTCGGCAAAGACCTGAAAGACGAGTACGGTCTTGGACACCGCGAACGCCTCCGACTCGAAGTCCGAGGCGACCCCAATTGGAAGGAGTACGACAAGCAGGGTCGGTTGGAGTTGTTCTACGACGAACACGCACAAACGTTCAGGGCCTTTCAGCCAGTCACCGTCGATGATTCTCGGCTGGCACAACCACTGGGTTCGGAAGAAGCCGCTCTGGATATTGGTGCAAACAATCTCGTCGCCTGCACAACCACAACCGGCCAGCAATACCTGTACGAAGGACGCGACCTGTTCGAGCGGTTCCGCGAGACGACGAGAGAAATCGCCCGCCTTCAATCACTGTTGGAAGAAGGTCGGTACAGTAGTCATCGTATCCGACGCCTGTACGACCGGCGTACCAAGCGACGTGACCACGCTCAAGACGCACTCGTCCGTGACCTCATCGAACGTCTCTACGATGAGGGCGTTTCGACGGTGTACGTCGGGGCGTTGACGGATGTGCTTGACACGCACTGGTCGGTGGAGACGAACGCAAAGACGCACAATTTCTGGGCGTTCCGAGCGTTCGTGAACCGACTGGTGTGTACCGCCGAAGAATACAGTATGTCGGTTGAGGTTCGGTCTGAGGCGTGGACGAGTCAAACGTGTCCAAACTGCGGTTCGACAGAGGACACGATTCGCCACAGGGATACGGTGACGTGTCCGTGTGGTTTCGAGGGGCACGCCGACCTGACGGCTTCAGCGACGTTCCTGAAGCGGCAGACAACGGTAACACGGTCGATGGCACGGCCTGTATGCCTCAAGTGGGACGACCATAACTGGTCAGAGTCACCACGCTCAGTTCCCAACGTGGCACATACGAACCCGCAAGTTGCCTCCGTGGGTCGGTAA